A part of Melittangium boletus DSM 14713 genomic DNA contains:
- a CDS encoding 4a-hydroxytetrahydrobiopterin dehydratase — MARDTTKLTSEELYRFLGRYPLWKHEEGMLRRTYEAPNFLAGIEFVNRLAKVAEAADHHPDIDIRWRKVTLALVTHDAGGITSRDTELAAEADSLFAQVAVAS; from the coding sequence ATGGCGCGAGACACGACGAAGTTGACCTCCGAGGAGCTCTATCGCTTCCTCGGCCGCTATCCCCTCTGGAAGCACGAGGAAGGGATGCTCCGCCGTACCTACGAGGCCCCCAACTTCCTCGCCGGTATCGAGTTCGTGAACCGGCTGGCGAAGGTGGCCGAGGCGGCGGATCACCACCCGGACATCGACATCCGCTGGCGCAAGGTGACGCTGGCGCTGGTGACGCACGACGCGGGGGGAATCACCTCGCGGGACACGGAGCTGGCGGCCGAGGCGGATTCGCTGTTCGCCCAGGTGGCCGTCGCCAGCTGA